Sequence from the Leptospiraceae bacterium genome:
TGACTTGGGTGGGATTCCAAATTTACTTTTATATTCTCGGCTGAATTGATTGGGGCTTTCATATCCTACAAACAATGCAATTTCAGTGACGGATAATTTTCCTTCTCTTAACAATTGTTTTGCTTCCAATAGTCTTAATTCCTTTTGGTATTGCAAGGAGTTTTTTGCGTTATACTCTTAAAGTGAGAATGAAAAGAAGATACACCCATTCCAATTTTTTCCGATAATTTAGGAATTGAAATTGCGTTTCTATAATTTTTACGAAGCTCCTGGATAGAAAGAAGGATTCGACTTGCATTGCTGTCTAATCTTAACAAACGCTGCAACATAAAACTATAAGGAGACATTAATAATCGAAAATGAATTTCTCTGTAAAGCATTGGTTGTAAAACTTTTTGTTTCTAAGTCGGAATTAAGTGTATGGAGATAACGTTGAAAACAAAGTAGTAGCTCTATATCCATTTTATCATTTAAAACCATAGGTTTGGGTTTTGAATTCCAGTCGATACTATCACCAAGCTCTTCGTAAAGACTTCTTATTACTTCCATGTTCAATGATAAAATAAAAGCAAGATATGGTTTTTTAGGGGAAGCTTCTATGATTCTGGAAGCGACTGGAATGTCGTGGCTAACAATGAGCATCTGCCCTGTTTTGAATTGAATACTTAAATCTTCTACATTTGTTTCTTTTGCTCCTTGTAAAATTAGGCAAATAACTGGTTTATACATTTCAAATTTAAGATTAGAAATATGATCCTGTTTAATCAGGAGTAAAGATGGATGAGGATTTATAAACTCTTGATTTTTGAAACTATTTTTAAATAAGTTTAAAGAATTTATTTTTAAATCTTCTAGGATTATTTCATTTTTCATAATATCCATTTCTTATTTTTTAAATTAAAAGAACATAAAAATTTAAACCTTTGGAGTTTTAG
This genomic interval carries:
- a CDS encoding helix-turn-helix transcriptional regulator, which encodes MEAKQLLREGKLSVTEIALFVGYESPNQFSREYKSKFGIPPKSDLPSGLKK
- a CDS encoding AraC family transcriptional regulator, with amino-acid sequence MKNEIILEDLKINSLNLFKNSFKNQEFINPHPSLLLIKQDHISNLKFEMYKPVICLILQGAKETNVEDLSIQFKTGQMLIVSHDIPVASRIIEASPKKPYLAFILSLNMEVIRSLYEELGDSIDWNSKPKPMVLNDKMDIELLLCFQRYLHTLNSDLETKSFTTNALQRNSFSIINVSL